One window of the Asticcacaulis sp. SL142 genome contains the following:
- a CDS encoding monovalent cation:proton antiporter-2 (CPA2) family protein, protein MESKLLINIFIFLAAACVVVPLASRFKLGSVLGYLIVGVLIGPFALGLIDQPERIMGFAEFGVIMMLFLIGLELEPDTLWRLRRSIVGLGGLQVVVTSVAIMLVGMAMGHDWQTTLAVGMALSLSSTALVMQMLQEKKLLHTNVGQSSFSVLLFQDIAVIFILILLPFLAASLGVPESRIANESGHGHGLLADAPAWMQAGAVVLVLGTMVLAARFILPKLFHAVAKTNLRELFTATSLALVVGTTVLMEMVGVSPALGAFIGGVILANSEYKRTIETDIEPFKGLLLGLFFITVGMGMNFDVLLENPLGLMGAVLGLMVLKALILVVLAKIFGFSGEENLGLALGLAQGGEFAFVLFQMIYGLRVIDGEMYRSLMLIVTISIALTPLIMELYARYVVPRFVTMLPERQFDAINERNRVIIAGFGRYGQVIGRFLRHQGIGITVLENNPDQIELVRKFGNNAYFGDATRLDLLRSAGAADAKILVVAVDGPDDALAIVRMAKQSFPNLKIYARARNRRHAYELDKAGADHFRRETFESSLNMAREVMIALGFKSADMERKAKKFMAHDVMTLKKSFEFFDNEPELVNMSKLSAEELERILREDVADPEKVNTP, encoded by the coding sequence ATGGAATCGAAATTACTGATCAACATATTTATCTTTCTGGCGGCCGCCTGCGTGGTGGTGCCGCTGGCGTCGCGTTTTAAGCTCGGCTCGGTTCTGGGCTACCTGATTGTCGGCGTTCTGATCGGGCCATTTGCTCTTGGCTTGATCGACCAGCCGGAGCGGATCATGGGCTTCGCCGAATTTGGCGTAATCATGATGTTGTTCCTGATTGGGCTTGAGCTTGAACCTGACACCTTGTGGCGGTTGCGGCGTTCGATCGTCGGCTTAGGCGGCTTACAAGTGGTGGTGACCAGCGTGGCCATTATGTTGGTCGGGATGGCGATGGGCCACGACTGGCAAACGACGCTGGCGGTCGGTATGGCCTTGTCATTGTCATCGACCGCTCTGGTCATGCAGATGTTGCAAGAGAAAAAGCTGCTGCACACCAATGTCGGGCAATCGTCATTTTCGGTCCTGTTGTTTCAGGACATAGCCGTCATTTTCATTCTGATTTTGTTGCCGTTTCTGGCCGCATCTCTGGGCGTACCCGAAAGCCGGATTGCCAATGAGTCGGGGCATGGCCACGGACTGTTGGCGGACGCTCCGGCATGGATGCAGGCCGGGGCGGTTGTGCTGGTGCTGGGGACAATGGTTCTGGCGGCGCGTTTTATTCTGCCAAAGTTGTTCCATGCGGTCGCCAAGACCAACCTGCGTGAGTTATTTACAGCGACGTCTCTGGCGCTGGTGGTGGGCACGACGGTGCTGATGGAAATGGTCGGTGTGTCACCCGCCTTGGGGGCCTTTATCGGTGGGGTGATCCTCGCCAACTCAGAATATAAGCGCACGATTGAGACCGATATAGAGCCATTCAAAGGGCTGCTGCTGGGGCTGTTTTTCATCACCGTCGGCATGGGGATGAATTTCGATGTTCTGCTGGAAAACCCACTGGGATTGATGGGGGCCGTACTGGGGCTGATGGTGCTCAAGGCTTTGATTCTAGTTGTGCTGGCAAAAATCTTTGGCTTTAGCGGCGAGGAGAATCTGGGACTGGCGCTGGGGCTGGCTCAGGGCGGCGAATTTGCCTTTGTGCTGTTTCAGATGATCTACGGTTTGCGGGTTATCGACGGTGAGATGTATCGGTCGCTGATGTTGATTGTGACCATATCGATTGCGCTGACACCGCTGATTATGGAGCTTTATGCCCGCTATGTCGTGCCCCGCTTTGTGACCATGCTGCCGGAGCGGCAATTTGATGCGATCAATGAACGCAACCGCGTCATCATTGCCGGATTTGGCCGTTACGGTCAGGTCATTGGCCGGTTTCTGCGCCATCAGGGGATAGGGATCACGGTTTTGGAGAACAACCCGGATCAGATCGAGCTGGTGCGAAAGTTCGGCAATAATGCCTATTTCGGGGACGCGACACGGTTAGACCTGTTGCGCAGTGCCGGTGCCGCAGACGCTAAAATTCTGGTGGTAGCGGTTGATGGCCCGGATGATGCGCTGGCGATTGTGCGCATGGCTAAACAATCGTTTCCAAACCTGAAAATCTACGCCCGCGCCCGTAACCGCCGCCATGCCTATGAACTGGATAAGGCCGGCGCTGACCACTTCCGGCGGGAGACGTTTGAATCGTCGCTGAATATGGCGCGCGAAGTCATGATTGCTTTGGGTTTCAAGTCTGCCGACATGGAGCGGAAAGCCAAGAAATTTATGGCCCATGATGTCATGACGCTCAAAAAATCGTTTGAGTTTTTCGACAATGAGCCTGAACTGGTCAATATGTCCAAGCTGAGCGCCGAAGAGCTGGAACGCATCCTGCGTGAAGATGTCGCTGACCCGGAAAAGGTCAATACCCCTTAA
- the hutG gene encoding N-formylglutamate deformylase produces the protein MDIIPALPLFEVHEGDGPLVIAAPHVGTYLPDDIAACMTSTGCSVNETDFHVHRLYDFARSLGASTLWATHSRYVIDLNRPPDGGALYPGKFETALCPLTDFDLQPLYIAGLEPDAAEVEHRRVHYHAPYHQRLTEILTATRARHGYALLIDAHSIRSAIPSLFSGSLPDINLGSNDGQTLSPEVLEVVRKWQDTRSPFSSVLDGRFKGGYTTRHYGRPEINQFSLQTEIVQDRYLDTADPRTFHAERAKAMSMRLKSLVEALLSHLERSYRPG, from the coding sequence ATGGATATAATCCCTGCCCTGCCGCTGTTTGAGGTTCACGAAGGCGATGGACCTTTGGTGATTGCTGCCCCGCATGTCGGCACCTATCTACCCGATGATATTGCCGCCTGCATGACGTCTACGGGTTGCAGCGTCAATGAAACCGATTTTCATGTTCACCGGCTTTACGATTTTGCCCGCAGTCTGGGCGCCAGCACATTATGGGCGACCCACAGCCGCTATGTCATCGATCTTAATCGTCCGCCCGATGGCGGCGCGCTGTATCCTGGCAAGTTCGAGACGGCCCTGTGCCCGCTGACCGATTTTGACCTCCAGCCGCTGTATATCGCAGGGCTGGAACCCGATGCCGCTGAGGTTGAACACCGACGGGTGCACTATCACGCACCCTACCATCAACGATTGACTGAAATTCTGACCGCCACCCGTGCGCGGCATGGTTATGCGCTTTTGATCGACGCCCACTCGATCCGCAGCGCGATCCCCAGCCTGTTCAGCGGGTCGTTGCCGGATATCAATCTGGGCAGCAATGACGGACAAACCCTGTCACCGGAGGTTTTGGAGGTCGTGCGCAAGTGGCAAGACACACGGTCGCCGTTTTCCAGCGTGCTCGATGGTCGCTTTAAGGGCGGCTATACCACCCGACATTACGGCAGGCCTGAGATCAACCAGTTCAGCCTTCAGACCGAGATCGTGCAGGATCGGTATCTCGATACAGCCGATCCGCGCACATTCCATGCCGAGCGGGCCAAAGCCATGTCAATGCGCCTGAAATCGCTGGTTGAGGCCTTGCTTTCTCACCTTGAGCGGTCTTATAGACCGGGTTAA
- a CDS encoding bifunctional 5,10-methylenetetrahydrofolate dehydrogenase/5,10-methenyltetrahydrofolate cyclohydrolase, which translates to MTDTNLGNIIDGFGYAKGLRERLAVKVAELKATNGITPCLVVVIVGDDPASQIYVKNKGESTRAIGMESRTITLPDTTTEDDLLKLIAELNADTAVNGILVQLPLPKHMSSLKVIDAIDPLKDVDGFHIENAGKLAVGLDGIVPCTPLGSLMLLKDAVKTQGNGSLAGMNAVIVGRSNIVGKPMAQLLLNQDCTVTIAHSKTKNLKELCLTADILVAAVGRPKFIAGDWVRDGAYVIDVGINRIEVDGPEGKKSKVVGDVDFDAAKLRAKAITPVPRGVGPMTIACLLNNTLHATCLQYGLPSPEGL; encoded by the coding sequence ATGACCGACACCAATCTGGGCAATATTATCGACGGGTTTGGCTACGCCAAGGGTCTGCGGGAACGGCTAGCGGTCAAGGTGGCAGAGCTTAAGGCTACCAACGGCATCACGCCCTGCCTGGTGGTCGTTATTGTCGGTGATGATCCAGCCAGCCAGATCTACGTCAAAAACAAAGGCGAAAGTACGCGGGCCATCGGCATGGAATCGCGCACTATCACCTTGCCGGACACCACGACCGAAGATGACCTGCTGAAATTGATCGCCGAACTAAATGCCGACACTGCGGTTAACGGCATATTGGTTCAGTTGCCACTGCCAAAACACATGTCCTCGCTCAAGGTCATTGACGCCATCGATCCGCTCAAGGATGTGGACGGGTTCCATATTGAAAATGCCGGTAAGCTGGCGGTCGGGTTAGACGGCATAGTCCCCTGTACGCCGCTGGGCAGTCTGATGCTGCTCAAAGATGCCGTCAAAACCCAGGGCAACGGGTCATTGGCGGGCATGAATGCGGTTATCGTGGGACGCTCGAATATTGTTGGCAAACCGATGGCGCAACTGCTGCTTAATCAGGATTGCACCGTCACCATTGCGCACTCAAAAACCAAAAATCTCAAAGAATTATGCCTCACGGCTGATATTTTGGTGGCGGCGGTTGGCCGTCCGAAATTTATCGCCGGCGATTGGGTCAGGGACGGCGCCTATGTCATTGACGTCGGCATCAACCGCATCGAGGTTGACGGACCGGAGGGTAAAAAGTCGAAGGTCGTCGGTGATGTTGATTTCGACGCCGCCAAGCTGCGCGCCAAGGCGATTACGCCCGTGCCGCGCGGCGTCGGGCCAATGACCATCGCCTGCCTTTTGAACAACACCCTGCACGCCACCTGCCTGCAATACGGCCTGCCCTCCCCTGAAGGCCTGTAA
- a CDS encoding NAD(P)/FAD-dependent oxidoreductase — translation MGVVIIGAGHAGGSAAAFLRQYGYDGDITLIGAEAYLPYQRPPLSKAWLKGEAEEEDLYLRPASFYAEKNITLRLDTHVSMIDREAQQVELNGGERVGYDHLILATGSTARPFTIEGADLTPYHQLHTLAHAEALKSAFQDGLRVGLIGAGYVGLEVAASARKLGCQVTVFEREARVLARVASKTLSAFFEKTHEVNGVSFCLSADISKLSPSDHGAIVHHADGTQSEFDLLLVGIGALPCDDLARACGLLCENGVQVDNEARTSDPHIFAIGDVTSRMVQPYYEGRYRLESVPNALEQAKQAAAAIAGSKPPAPEVPWFWSDQYDYKLQIAGLIPPVSNTVVRGNPDDGAFSVFHLDDDHRLRAAECVNRPADFMAAKQLIAKGVALDPVVVADAAASLKPFLTAG, via the coding sequence ATGGGCGTGGTGATCATCGGTGCGGGCCATGCCGGCGGCAGCGCCGCGGCCTTTCTGCGGCAATATGGTTATGACGGTGACATCACCCTGATCGGGGCGGAAGCCTACCTGCCCTATCAACGCCCGCCCCTGTCCAAGGCGTGGCTGAAAGGCGAAGCCGAAGAGGAAGACCTCTATCTGCGTCCGGCCAGTTTTTATGCCGAAAAAAACATCACGCTTAGGCTGGACACCCACGTGTCAATGATTGACCGTGAAGCGCAACAGGTTGAACTGAACGGCGGTGAGCGTGTCGGTTATGATCATCTGATCCTTGCCACCGGCTCGACCGCGCGACCGTTCACTATCGAAGGTGCCGATCTGACACCCTATCACCAGCTACACACGCTGGCCCATGCCGAGGCGCTGAAATCCGCATTCCAAGATGGCTTGCGGGTCGGCCTGATCGGTGCGGGCTATGTCGGCCTTGAGGTCGCGGCCTCTGCGCGCAAACTGGGGTGTCAGGTTACGGTCTTTGAGCGCGAAGCCCGCGTTCTGGCTCGCGTCGCCTCGAAAACTTTGTCGGCCTTTTTTGAGAAAACGCATGAGGTAAATGGCGTATCCTTTTGCCTGAGTGCAGATATTTCTAAACTCAGCCCCTCTGACCACGGCGCCATCGTTCATCATGCCGATGGTACGCAATCTGAATTTGACCTACTGCTGGTCGGTATTGGCGCCCTGCCCTGTGATGATCTGGCGCGCGCATGCGGCCTGCTGTGTGAAAACGGAGTGCAGGTCGATAATGAGGCCCGCACGTCTGATCCCCATATCTTTGCCATTGGCGATGTGACCTCCCGCATGGTGCAGCCCTATTACGAAGGCCGCTATCGTCTGGAGAGCGTGCCCAATGCACTGGAGCAGGCCAAGCAGGCCGCCGCCGCCATTGCCGGTTCAAAACCGCCCGCCCCCGAAGTGCCGTGGTTCTGGTCAGATCAATATGACTATAAGCTTCAGATCGCGGGGCTGATCCCGCCTGTGTCAAATACCGTCGTGCGCGGCAATCCTGATGACGGCGCATTCAGCGTTTTTCACCTTGATGATGATCACCGCCTGCGCGCCGCCGAATGTGTCAATCGCCCGGCTGATTTCATGGCCGCCAAACAACTGATCGCCAAGGGTGTCGCCCTTGATCCAGTCGTTGTGGCCGATGCAGCGGCTTCGCTCAAACCGTTTCTGACGGCAGGGTAA
- a CDS encoding CoA transferase subunit A: protein MTSASKVYTGAKNALDGLLFDGMTIMSGGFGLCGIPENLIAAVRDAGTKYLTVISNNAGVDGFGLGMLLNTRQIKKMISSYVGENKEFERQYLAGELELEFNPQGTLAERIRAGGAGIPGFYTATGYGTLVAEGKETKAFNGKNYVLETGLVADLSIIKAWKGDARGNLIFRKTARNFNPMMATAGKICVAEVEEIVPVGALDPDHIHTPGIYVDRIVQGTFEKRIEQRTIRTVEA from the coding sequence ATGACATCGGCCAGCAAGGTTTACACAGGTGCTAAAAACGCGCTCGACGGGTTGTTGTTCGACGGCATGACCATCATGTCGGGCGGATTTGGTTTGTGCGGCATACCTGAAAATTTGATCGCCGCCGTACGTGATGCGGGCACCAAATACCTTACCGTCATTTCCAATAATGCCGGGGTCGATGGCTTTGGCTTAGGCATGTTGCTCAATACCCGTCAGATTAAAAAAATGATCTCGTCCTACGTGGGTGAAAACAAGGAATTTGAGCGCCAGTATCTGGCCGGTGAGCTTGAACTGGAGTTTAACCCGCAAGGTACGCTGGCCGAACGCATCCGGGCGGGTGGCGCAGGCATTCCGGGGTTTTATACCGCCACCGGCTATGGCACCCTGGTGGCTGAGGGCAAGGAAACCAAAGCGTTTAACGGCAAAAACTATGTGCTGGAAACCGGGCTTGTCGCTGATCTGTCGATCATCAAGGCCTGGAAAGGCGATGCCCGAGGCAATCTGATTTTCAGGAAAACCGCCCGCAATTTCAACCCGATGATGGCGACCGCCGGTAAAATCTGCGTAGCAGAGGTTGAAGAAATAGTCCCCGTGGGCGCGCTTGATCCCGACCACATCCACACGCCGGGCATCTATGTTGACCGCATCGTGCAGGGCACTTTTGAAAAGCGCATCGAGCAGCGCACTATCCGTACTGTGGAGGCCTGA
- a CDS encoding 3-oxoacid CoA-transferase subunit B, whose amino-acid sequence MPWTRDQLAERAAKELKDGYYVNLGIGIPTLVANHIPAGMTVTLQSENGMLGMGPFPTETEVDADLINAGKQTITELDETAYFSSADSFAMIRGGHIDLTILGAMEVAQNGDIANWMIPGKLIKGMGGAMDLVAGVKRVVVVMEHANKHGESKVLKACTLPLTGTHVVDLIISTLGVFEVKPDGSGLILKELAPDVTLDEVARLTEADYDVGL is encoded by the coding sequence ATGCCCTGGACACGAGACCAACTGGCTGAACGCGCGGCGAAAGAACTGAAGGACGGTTACTACGTCAATCTGGGCATCGGCATCCCCACGCTTGTGGCCAACCACATCCCGGCGGGCATGACGGTCACCTTGCAATCGGAAAACGGGATGCTCGGCATGGGCCCCTTCCCGACCGAGACTGAAGTTGACGCCGACCTGATCAATGCCGGCAAACAAACCATTACAGAACTGGATGAAACCGCTTATTTCTCATCGGCAGACTCGTTTGCCATGATCCGCGGCGGCCATATAGACCTGACTATTCTGGGCGCGATGGAAGTGGCCCAAAACGGCGACATCGCTAACTGGATGATACCGGGTAAGCTGATCAAGGGCATGGGCGGGGCCATGGACCTGGTGGCCGGCGTCAAGCGCGTCGTCGTGGTCATGGAACACGCCAATAAGCACGGCGAATCCAAGGTGCTCAAGGCCTGCACCCTGCCGCTGACGGGTACGCATGTGGTCGATCTAATCATCTCAACTTTGGGCGTATTTGAGGTCAAGCCGGATGGTTCCGGCCTGATTCTCAAAGAGTTAGCGCCCGATGTGACCCTGGACGAGGTGGCGCGCCTGACCGAGGCCGATTACGACGTCGGGCTCTGA
- a CDS encoding ABC-type transport auxiliary lipoprotein family protein — protein sequence MNRYMVSRRQLLTLGAVLSASTALGGCITLLPSSDPVQLYRFGFNADLLKVGGVSAEPVTGGEAAEVYISGISLPKAAAGDGILTTENSLVSYIEGARWASPADTLFENAVSEGFDRVASTVRLSDRGRGAAKYRLDVQVRRFETAYAKRQPTVVIALDVTMVRLSNRTAVAHKYLSREVKADSNRVGEIVPAYEEATTLMIADIVAFAEETVKGQALVVQSPTS from the coding sequence ATGAACCGTTATATGGTTTCGCGCCGTCAGTTACTGACCCTTGGGGCAGTCTTGTCCGCCTCTACGGCCTTGGGCGGTTGTATCACCCTGCTGCCCAGCAGCGATCCGGTTCAGCTTTATCGCTTTGGGTTTAACGCTGATCTGCTTAAAGTGGGCGGTGTATCCGCAGAACCCGTCACGGGCGGCGAAGCGGCTGAGGTCTATATCTCCGGCATCAGCTTGCCCAAGGCGGCCGCGGGCGATGGCATCCTTACGACCGAAAATTCACTGGTGTCCTACATCGAAGGGGCCCGCTGGGCATCACCGGCGGATACCCTGTTTGAAAATGCGGTTTCCGAAGGCTTTGACCGGGTGGCGTCCACGGTTAGACTGTCCGATCGCGGACGTGGGGCGGCTAAATACCGCCTGGATGTTCAGGTGCGGCGTTTTGAGACCGCCTATGCCAAGCGTCAGCCCACCGTCGTAATCGCGCTGGATGTGACGATGGTGCGCTTGTCGAATCGCACGGCGGTGGCCCATAAATATCTGTCGCGGGAGGTCAAGGCGGACAGCAACCGGGTCGGCGAAATTGTCCCGGCTTACGAAGAAGCCACGACGCTGATGATTGCCGATATAGTGGCCTTTGCCGAGGAGACGGTGAAGGGGCAGGCTCTAGTGGTTCAGAGCCCGACGTCGTAA
- a CDS encoding MlaD family protein — MERQAHYAFVGFVTLLLLAAGLAFTFWLVRFDFNQSYDTYDVVFTSSVSGLVEGGEVHFNGIKVGEVTDLRLGKVDNKQVIATVRLDGETPVRVDSTATLEPMGVTGLNYIQITPGGNKSPYLVRKSLSGPNPVIKGAPGALDLLLQGGGSVIQNAYKTLDRVNRLLSDKNLMTLTKSLENIENFTSDLKDREQMLNDTHEAIVSAGQAADEVARLAKSTDALVGERAPQTLAKLEDAAGRFGKASDELAKLAVALEAPATEVSETTLPDIQETLQNLNEATRSLEQLVEEARSSPQGLISKPVAKDRKVKE; from the coding sequence ATGGAAAGACAAGCCCATTATGCCTTCGTAGGCTTTGTGACCTTGCTGCTGCTGGCGGCGGGACTAGCCTTTACGTTCTGGTTGGTTCGCTTTGATTTTAACCAGAGCTATGACACTTATGATGTCGTCTTTACCTCTTCGGTCAGTGGTCTGGTCGAAGGCGGAGAGGTGCACTTCAACGGTATCAAGGTCGGTGAAGTCACGGATCTGCGTCTGGGCAAGGTTGACAACAAGCAGGTGATTGCGACGGTTCGCCTTGACGGGGAAACGCCGGTGCGGGTGGATTCGACCGCAACGCTTGAGCCGATGGGGGTCACGGGTCTCAACTATATTCAGATTACGCCTGGTGGCAATAAATCCCCCTATCTGGTGCGCAAGAGCCTGTCTGGCCCCAATCCGGTGATCAAGGGGGCCCCTGGCGCGCTTGATTTGCTGCTGCAAGGGGGCGGGTCGGTGATCCAGAACGCCTATAAGACCCTTGACCGCGTCAACCGGCTGCTGTCGGACAAAAACCTGATGACATTGACCAAGAGCCTTGAGAATATTGAGAATTTTACCTCTGATCTCAAAGATCGTGAGCAGATGCTCAACGATACCCATGAGGCTATTGTCAGTGCGGGGCAGGCCGCTGATGAGGTCGCAAGGCTGGCCAAATCCACAGATGCTCTCGTCGGCGAGCGGGCGCCGCAAACCCTGGCCAAGCTGGAAGACGCCGCCGGACGGTTCGGCAAGGCGTCGGACGAACTGGCAAAGTTAGCGGTCGCCTTAGAGGCCCCGGCAACTGAGGTTTCGGAAACGACTTTGCCAGATATTCAGGAAACCCTGCAAAATCTCAACGAAGCGACCCGGTCGCTGGAACAATTGGTCGAAGAGGCCCGCTCAAGCCCGCAGGGCCTGATCAGTAAACCCGTTGCCAAGGACAGAAAGGTCAAAGAATGA
- a CDS encoding MlaE family ABC transporter permease, which yields MASARNDKAQYRIEPVGEQDGYGRLTLSGDWRVGTIGGIAPRLKSDLKPFSSIKVDSDALVQLDTAGAYLLSAVIGDRVRGEIFAGQDNFRGLYDLVSGRDLTVDEFHEDHSRREDSQNPIIRGVAKLGAGVVANLAIFTALLSFIGRTVVTLIVTIFNPLKLRLTPLVSLMQRAGLEAIPIVVASNLFIGAVIAFLGAMQLSQFGAQVFSIELVGIAELRELGPLITAVLLAGRSASSFAAEIGAMKMNQEIDAMRVMGIDPYEALVLPRLIGLVLMIPLITFVGSMAGMIGGFSIIWTTLDYGPPMIMQRTLDYVDISHFFVGMVKTPFYAAAIAIIGCHMGMTVTEDVISLGRQVTRAVVQAIFAIFVIDAVFAILLQGIPAQ from the coding sequence ATGGCCAGCGCGCGCAACGACAAAGCACAATACCGCATAGAACCTGTGGGGGAGCAAGACGGCTATGGTCGGCTCACGCTCAGCGGTGATTGGCGCGTCGGTACGATTGGCGGCATCGCGCCGCGCCTTAAAAGCGATCTGAAGCCCTTTAGCTCGATCAAGGTTGATTCCGATGCGTTAGTTCAACTTGATACCGCCGGGGCTTATCTATTGAGCGCGGTCATTGGTGATCGGGTGCGCGGGGAGATATTCGCCGGGCAGGACAATTTTCGGGGACTTTATGATCTGGTCAGTGGGCGCGATCTGACGGTTGATGAGTTTCATGAAGACCATAGTCGCCGCGAAGACAGCCAAAATCCGATTATCCGGGGCGTCGCCAAGCTGGGCGCAGGTGTTGTCGCCAATCTGGCGATCTTTACCGCCCTGCTGTCCTTTATCGGGCGCACGGTCGTTACGCTGATCGTGACGATCTTTAATCCTTTGAAGCTGAGGCTTACTCCGCTGGTCAGTCTGATGCAGCGGGCTGGACTCGAAGCGATCCCGATCGTGGTCGCCTCAAACCTGTTTATCGGTGCGGTCATTGCCTTTCTGGGGGCGATGCAGTTGAGCCAGTTCGGGGCGCAGGTGTTTAGTATCGAGTTGGTTGGTATTGCCGAGTTGCGTGAACTGGGGCCGCTGATCACGGCGGTGCTGCTGGCTGGGCGCAGTGCCTCCAGCTTTGCCGCCGAAATCGGTGCCATGAAGATGAATCAGGAAATTGACGCCATGCGGGTCATGGGCATCGATCCTTACGAAGCCCTGGTGCTGCCACGCCTGATCGGGCTTGTCCTTATGATCCCGCTGATTACCTTTGTGGGGTCGATGGCCGGTATGATCGGTGGTTTTAGCATCATATGGACGACGCTGGATTATGGCCCACCGATGATCATGCAGCGCACGCTCGACTATGTTGATATCAGCCATTTCTTTGTCGGTATGGTCAAAACACCGTTCTATGCGGCCGCCATCGCCATCATCGGCTGTCACATGGGCATGACGGTGACGGAGGATGTCATATCCCTGGGGCGTCAGGTGACGCGCGCCGTCGTACAGGCAATCTTTGCGATTTTTGTCATTGATGCGGTATTCGCCATTCTGTTACAGGGAATTCCCGCCCAATGA
- a CDS encoding extracellular solute-binding protein, which yields MTLISARFLAFAAVLGLSACGKPAEEAKPAVPAQTKGHVNVYTARHYDADNLIYEAFTKETGIKVNRLEIQPDQLVERMKAEGEGSPADVILMADAGALWKASDAGLFQPLESPVISAAVPENLREPNHLWFGFSKRARVIVYDKTKVKPEEVATYEALAGPRFKGKVCVRSSDNVYNLSLMAAFIQHWGPKKSLDWAKGVVANMARDPQGGDIDQIKAVSVGACEVALSNSYYYMRLLHHEGEIDPKVAQTTALSFPDIAGQGTHVNISGGGMAKYAANKKEAQAFLEYMTSKKAQTIFAQANGEYPVVPSDETPAYIQAISGFKADPLSVTTYGANQSEAQKIYDKAGWK from the coding sequence ATGACTTTGATTTCCGCTCGTTTTCTAGCGTTTGCCGCCGTTCTCGGACTGTCGGCGTGTGGCAAGCCCGCCGAGGAAGCGAAACCAGCGGTACCTGCGCAAACCAAAGGCCATGTCAATGTCTACACTGCCCGCCATTACGATGCTGACAACCTGATCTATGAGGCTTTCACCAAAGAGACCGGTATCAAGGTCAACCGGCTGGAGATCCAGCCCGACCAACTGGTTGAGCGGATGAAGGCCGAAGGCGAAGGCTCACCGGCCGATGTCATCCTGATGGCCGACGCCGGTGCCTTATGGAAGGCGTCAGACGCCGGTCTGTTCCAACCTCTGGAATCGCCGGTCATCAGCGCCGCCGTGCCGGAAAACCTGCGCGAACCTAACCACCTGTGGTTTGGCTTCTCCAAGCGGGCGCGCGTCATTGTCTATGATAAGACCAAGGTCAAACCGGAAGAGGTCGCCACCTATGAAGCGTTGGCCGGCCCGCGCTTTAAGGGCAAGGTGTGCGTGCGTTCTTCTGACAACGTCTATAACCTGTCACTGATGGCGGCCTTCATTCAGCACTGGGGCCCGAAAAAGTCGCTCGACTGGGCCAAGGGCGTGGTCGCCAACATGGCCCGCGATCCGCAAGGCGGCGACATTGACCAAATCAAAGCCGTCAGCGTCGGGGCGTGCGAAGTCGCACTGTCGAACTCCTATTACTACATGCGCCTGCTGCACCATGAGGGCGAAATCGACCCGAAGGTGGCGCAAACCACGGCCTTAAGCTTCCCCGATATCGCGGGCCAGGGCACTCACGTCAATATTTCCGGCGGCGGCATGGCGAAATATGCCGCCAACAAAAAGGAAGCTCAGGCGTTCCTTGAGTACATGACCTCAAAGAAAGCCCAGACCATCTTCGCTCAGGCCAATGGCGAATATCCCGTCGTCCCGTCAGACGAGACCCCGGCCTATATTCAGGCGATTTCCGGCTTCAAGGCCGATCCTTTGTCGGTCACGACCTATGGTGCCAACCAGTCCGAGGCCCAAAAAATCTACGATAAAGCGGGGTGGAAATAA